The Rhododendron vialii isolate Sample 1 chromosome 5a, ASM3025357v1 genome contains a region encoding:
- the LOC131327412 gene encoding uncharacterized protein LOC131327412, whose translation MASSSSATTQYEYPTCLCGNPVPLRRSKTIANPGRRFLGCANYEIKEKRCKYFYWVDPPTRENELEAKNAELEHRLEDMEKKNQQLSKENKKLKKKLMAVEAKMNSYKLWCIILMVVCIMYWFTTKNGHVGSVKYLP comes from the exons atggcttcttcttcctctgcaaCTACCCAATATGAGTACCCTACTTGCTTGTGTGGGAATCCAGTCCCCCTTCGAAGGTCAAAGACCATTGCTAATCCAGGAAGACGATTCTTAGGGTGCGCCAATTACGAG ataaaagagaaaagatgcAAATACTTCTATTGGGTTGATCCACCAACAAGGGAGAACGAATTGGAGGCAAAGAATGCTGAGCTAGAGCACCGACTAGAAGACATGGAAAAAAAGAACCAACAACTaagcaaagagaacaagaagCTGAAGAAGAAATTGATGGCAGTGGAGGCTAAAATGAACTCCTACAAATTATGGTGTATTATTCTAATGGTTGTATGCATCATGTATTGGTTCACAACAAAAAATGGTCATGTTGGAAGTGTCAAGTATCTGCCATGA